One genomic region from Lacerta agilis isolate rLacAgi1 chromosome 13, rLacAgi1.pri, whole genome shotgun sequence encodes:
- the ABHD2 gene encoding monoacylglycerol lipase ABHD2: MIPEFPAFKNKWHTAQDFKMNSLMETPELPAVFDGVKLAAVAAVLYIIVRCLNLKSPTAPPDLIYQDTPLSRFLLKSCSLLTKEYIPPLIWGKSGHIQTALYGKMGRVRSPHPYGLRKYLTMSDGATATFDLFEPLAENCIKEDITMVICPGIANHSEKQYIRTFVDYSQKNGYRCAVLNHLGALPTIELTSPRMFTYGCTWEFGAMVNYIRKTYPQSKLVVVGFSLGGNIVCKYLGENQTNQEGVLCCVSVCQGYSALRAQETFMQWDQCRRFYNFLMADNLKKIILSHRHTLFAESSKKPQCLLESDLSRLHTATSLMQIDDSIMRKFHGYSTLKEYYEQESCLQYLQKIFVPLLLVNAADDPLVHDSLLSIPKALSEKRENVMFVLPLHGGHLGFFEGAVLFPEPLTWMDKLVVQYANAICQWEKNKSQCSDTEQSSGQE; the protein is encoded by the exons ATGATTCCCGAGTTTCCTGCATTTAAGAATAAGTGGCACACTGCACAAG ATTTCAAGATGAATTCCTTAATGGAAACCCCTGAGCTGCCGGCAGTATTCGATGGGGTGAAGTTGGCTGCTGTAGCTGCTGTTCTTTACATTATTGTCCGCTGCTTGAATCTGAAGAGCCCAACTGCCCCTCCAGATCTCATATACCAAGACACTCCTTTGTCCCGCTTTCTACTCAAGTCATGCTCTCTTCTAACCAAAGA gtACATTCCACCTCTGATCTGGGGAAAGAGTGGGCACATCCAGACTGCCCTCTATGGAAAGATGGGGAGAGTAAGATCACCGCATCCTTATGGACTTCGCAAGTACCTCACAATGTCAGATGGTGCAACAGCAACTTTTGACCTCTTTGAACCATTGGCTGAAAACTGCATTAAAG AAGATATCACAATGGTAATTTGCCCAGGAATAGCCAATCACAGTGAGAAGCAGTACATCCGCACCTTTGTTGACTATTCCCAGAAGAATGGCTATCGATGTGCTGTGCTAAACCACCTTGGAGCTCTGCCAACTATTGAGCTGACTTCACCACGCATGTTCACTTATG GTTGCACCTGGGAATTTGGAGCCATGGTGAACTACATCAGGAAAACTTATCCTCAGTCCAAACTGGTTGTTGTGGGCTTCAGCCTCGGTGGAAACATAGTGTGCAAATATCTGGGGGAGAACCAGACTAACCAAGAGGGTGTATTGTGCTGTGTCAGCGTATGTCAAGGGTACAGTGCACTGAG GGCACAGGAAACCTTCATGCAATGGGATCAGTGTCGGAGATTTTACAACTTCCTCATGGCAGACAACTTGAAGAAAATCATATTGTCTCACAG ACACACCTTGTTTGCTGAGAGCTCTAAAAAGCCTCAGTGTTTACTAGAGTCAGACTTGAGCAGACTTCACACAGCAACATCCCTTATGCAGATTGATGACAGTATCATGAG GAAGTTCCATGGCTACAGCACCTTAAAGGAATACTATGAACAAGAGAGCTGCCTGCAGTACTTGCAGAAA atCTTTGTTCCCCTCTTGCTGGTTAATGCTGCTGATGACCCTCTGGTGCACGATAGTCTCTTATCAATACCAAAAGCCCTCTCAG AAAAGCGGGAGAATGTCATGTTTGTTTTGCCGTTGCATGGAGGTcacctgggtttttttgagggtgCAGTACTCTTTCCTGAACCCCTCACCTGGATGGATAAGCTTGTGGTCCAATATGCCAATGCCATCTGTCAGTGGGAGAAGAATAAATCACAATGCTCCGATACGGAACAATCATCTGGCCAAGAATAA